In Pseudomonas campi, the sequence CGAGTCCATTTATGCCGCGCTGCGCGATGCCATGCGCTATGACCCGGTCTCCAGCTACCTGTATGCGCGCGTCGAGGGCGCGCTGTTCATCATCGATATCAACGGCCAGCCCGCACACGGCCTGCCCCTGCACGAATCCCTGCAGCAGCTGCACAGCACCCCGCTCAACGGCCCGTTGCACAGTCCCCTGCACAACCCGCTGCGCATCAATGGACAGTCGGGTTTCCTGCTGCCGCTGACTCTCGAGGTGCAAGCCACAGGCGCCGCGCCGCTGCAGTTAGGGGCGCTGCTGGCGACGGACAGATTCGCCAACCTCATCGAACACCTGGGACTGCAACATGGCATGAATGGCGGCCTGCTTTCCGCCCAGGGGGTGATTCTCTACCGTACGCCCTATCCCGAGCGTTATATCGGCCAATCACTGCCGGTAGAGTCGCTGCTGCTCAAGCCCAACCCGCAACAGATCTCCAGCTTCGTCGAAACCCCCAGCATTGCGGGCGAGCCATCGCTGTATGTGATCACCCCTTCGCCACGCTTCCCCCTGGCTGCCGTCATTGGCGAGACCCGCAGCAGTTTCTACGGCCCCTGGCTGCGCCGCAGCGGCCTGACCCTGACTCTGCTGGCCGCCAGCCTGCTGCTGCTCGCCCTGGCCGCCACGCTGCTGCAACGCCTGATCCGCCAGCTCAGCCAGGACGAAGATTTCTACCGGCGCCTGTTCACCGATGTCACCGACGGCCTGCTGCTGACCGATAGCGATGGCAAGATCCTCACGGCCAACCCGGTCGTCGCACGGATGTTCGGCCTCAGCGCGGCCGAGACCCTGAGCGGGCGCCGGCCCTCGACGCTGTCACCCGAGCAGCAACCCGACGGCAGCCTGTCGACTCAACGTGCCGGCCGGCTGTTCGACAACATACTGGCCGGGCAGGAGCAGCAATTCGAGTGGCAATTCCAGCGCTTGGACAACGGCGAGCCGTTCGATTGCGAAGTGCGCATATCGCTGTTCCGCTGGCGCGACCGCGACCTGCTGCTGGGCGTGCTGCATGACATCACCGAACGCAAGCGCTACCTGGTCGAGCAGGAATTTCTCGCCAGCCACGACAGCCTCACCCGTCTGCCCAACCGCTACTGGCTCAACCGCCATATCGAGCAGCGCCTGAACGCCGCCGATGCCCAGCCCTTTGCCGTACTGTTGCTGGACATGAACCGCTTCAAGGAGGTCAACGACACCCTGGGCCATCAGCATGGCGACCAGGTGCTGACCGAACTGGGGCAACGCCTGCAGCACTGGCTGCACGAGCAGAACGCCGAAATCGCCCGCCTGGGTGGCGACGAGATGGCGGTGGTTTCCGCGCACCTGGCCGACCAGGCGGCACTCACCGGCCTGTGCAACGGTATCGCCCAGATCATCGCCCGCCCCCTGCAGGTGGATGGTATCCACCTGGAGCTCAGCGCCAGCATCGGCGTGGCGCTGTTCCCCGAGCACGCCCAGACCAGCCATGGCCTGCTGCGCTGCGCCGACATTGCCATGTACCAGGCCAAGCGCGAGCGCCGTGAATTCGTCGTCTACCACAGCGACAGCGACAACCACACCCCCGAGCGCCTGGCCCTGCACACCCAGCTCAGTCGGGCGATCCGCGAGAATAGCCTGACCCTGCACTATCAACCGAAGATCCGCCTGAGCGACCGCCAGGTGGTCGGTTTCGAGGCCCTGCTACGCTGGCCACACCCGGAAAAAGGCATGATCCCGCCAGGCGATTTCATTCCCCTGGCGGAAAATACCGAGCTGATTCACCCACTCACCCATTGGGTCCTGGATGAAGCCCTCGGCCAGCTGCGCCGCTGGCAGGAACAAGGCCTGGGCACCTGCCTGGCAGTCAACATCAGCCCGCACAACCTGCTCAACCCCGGCTTCACCGAAGAACTGCGCGAGCTGCTCGCCAGCCACCAGGTCGCTGCCGAATGGCTGGAACTGGAAGTCACCGAAGGCGCCCTGATGGCCGACCCGGAGCGGGCCCTGCACAGCCTGCTGGCCATCCGCGAGCTGGGCGTAACCCTGTCGATCGATGATTTCGGCACCGGCTACTCGTCGCTGGCCTACCTCAAGCGCCTGCCCACCCAGCTGCTGAAGATCGACCGCACCTTCGTTTCGGCCATGACCCACAACGCCTCCGACGCCATGATCGTGCAATCGACCTTGGCCCTGGCGCACAACTTCTCCATGCAGGTGGTGGCCGAAGGCGTGGAAGACGAGGCCACCGCCGCTGCCCTCAGCCGCCTGGGCTGTGATATTGCCCAGGGCTACTACTTCGGCCGGCCAATGCCCGCCGCCGAGGTGGAACGCTGGCGCACGGCCTATGACAAATCGCCCGACAAGAGCATGAGCCTGTAGGGTACGCCGGCGCGCACCCCAAACCCCATGCAGGCCTGCGGTGCACACGGCGCACCCTACTCAGCTTGCCGGCAACGTCAGTTCGATGGTCTCCCCCAGCGAGTCGTCCAGCCGCTGCAACTCGCAGTGAATGGACGCCGCATCGTCGGCCAGGCGCAAGGCAATCTCGGCGAAGGCATCGGCAGCCTCGATAAAGGCCAGCACCACCGAAGGGTCGAAGCGTGTACCGCTGGCCGCACTGATCTGCTGCACGGCATCGGCATGGCTGACCGAGCGCCGGTAGAGATGATGGCTGGTCAACTCCTCATAACCGCCGATCAGCGCCATCAGGCGTGCCGCCAGGGGAATCTGCTCGCCGCGCAGGCCCTGCGGGTAACCACTGCCGTCCCAGTGTTCGTGCTGGCTGTAGACAATATCGCGGGCATCGCGGAGGAAGTCGGTGACGCTGCCCAGCTTCGACTCGGCCGCTAACAAAGCATCGCGCCCGGCCTCGGCATGCCGGTGCAGCAGTTGCAGGTCGGCGCCCTGCAACGGCACCGGGCTGAGCAGGATGCGGTCCGGCAGCACCAGCTTGCCGATGCCGTGCAGCAACGCCGCCTTGCCCAACTGGGCAATCCGCTCGGCACTCAGCTCCTCGGCCAGCAGGGGTTGTTGATTAGCCAGGGCCGTAGCCAGAGTGGTCATGTAGGGTTCGACCCGCGCCAGGTGCTTGCCGCAGGGGTTATCGCGCATCGCCGCCAGGCTGGCCATGGCCTCGATGGTCACTTCCTGCAGACGCTGCATGTCGCGGGTACGCCGGCGCACTTCCAGCTCCAGGTATTCGCTCTTGTCACGCAGGAAATCCGCGCTGGCCTTGAGCTGCAGCTGCGCATGCACGCGGGCGAGGACGATCGGCGGGCTGATCGGCTTGGTGATGTAATCCACCGCGCCCAGGTCGAAGCCGTGCTGTTCGTCGGCCTGCTCGGTCTTGGCGGTGAGGAACACCACCGGGATCTGCGCCGTGGCCGGATCGGCCTTGAGCCGCTGGCAGACTTCGTAGCCGTCCATCTCCGGCATCATGATGTCGAGCAGGATCAAGTCCGGCTGCGGGTCGCCGGCGGCGATGCGCAGGGCCTTGGCGCCATTGCTGGCGACCTTGACCCGGTAGCTGCCGAGCAGCAGCTCGCTCATCAGTTCGAGGTTCTCCGGGGTGTCATCCACCACCAGCACCAGCGGCTGATCGGGCCGATCGAGCATGTCGTCCATTTACCTCTCCCAGTTCAAAGCTTCAGTTGCCGCCGTTCTGCCGCTTGCCGCAGCACGACCAGCGCCTGTTCGAAGTCGTAGCCACGCACCGCGGCTGCCAGCGCCACATACTCACTATTAAAGGCGCTGCGCAGCAGTTCGGCCTGTTCATCGAAGACTTTTCCGGCGCGCGGGTCGTCGTCGGCGAACAGTCGCTGCAATTGCCGGCAGAGTGGCAGCAGTTGCGTCTCGTCGACCAGCACAGCGGCTGCCGTGGAGGCCGGCGGACACAGGGTTTCGATGGCCGCCACCAGGGCCAGCAAACTCTGCTCCAGCTCGCCCAGCAGGGTTTCCAGTTCGGCATGCCGGGCATCCTTGACCGCGCTCTCCAGGGCCGCCGCCTGGGCAGCCAGATCCATGGCGCCGAGGTTGCCGGCCAGGCCCTTGAGGCTGTGCGCCAGGCGTTCGGCCGCCTCGCTCTCGCCAGCGGCCAGCGCAGCCCGCAGCTGGGCGGGGAAGTCCTGCTGGCTGGCGGCGAACTTGCCGAGCAGGCGCTGGTACAGCTCCGGCTTGCCCAATACCCGGCGCAGGCCGCTGGCCACATCCACTCCTGGCAACTGCCAGGCCGGCAGCGGCTCGCCCAGTGCTCCGCCGACAGCTGCCGACGGCGCCGCGCTCGCCGTGAGCCACCGACCGAGGGTGTGCCACAGTTCAGCGGGATCGATGGGTTTACCCAGGTGGTCATTCATTCCAGCAGCCAGGCAGCGCTCACGGTCGGCGGGCATGGCGTTGGCGGTCATGGCCAAGATCGGCAGCGCGGCGAAGCGCGGCTCACGGCGGATCGCCTCGGTACAGGCGATGCCATCCAGCACCGGCATCTGCATGTCCATCAGCACCAGGGCGTAGTGGCCGTCGGCACTGGCGCGCAGCAGGTCGAGGGCGATGCCGCCATGCTCGGCCTGGTCGATCTGCAGGCCGCTTTCCTGCAGCAGGCCACAGGCGACTTCGCGGTTCAGCTCGTTGTCTTCCACCAGCAGCACGCGCTGGCCGGCAAAGTTGGGCACCTGCTCGGCCACCAGCAGCCGCCCGTAGTCTGCGCTGGCGCCCTCGCCACCCAGGCTGCGGATCACCGCGTCGAACAGCTGCGAGGGGTTCAGCGGCTTGAGCAGCACATCCTCGACCCCGACCTTGTAGGCGCCCTGCAACACTTCCTCACGGCCATGGGCGGTGACCATCAACAAGTGTGGCGCCGGCTGCAGGCCCAGCTCGAGCAGCCGCCGCGCCGTCTCGATGCCGTCCATGCCGGGCATCTGCCAGTCCAGCAGCACCAGCTCGAACGGCTGCCCCTGCTGCGCCGCGAGTTGCACCCGCTGCAGCGCCGCCTTGCCGGAATCGACTGCCTCGACGCGAAAGCTCATGCCCTCCAGCAGGTCGTGCAGCACGTGGCGGGCGCTGTCGTTGTCGTCCACCACCAGCACCCGGCGCCCGCGCAGATCGGCCTGAGCCAGCAGGCGCTGACCTTGCTGCCCGGCGATGCCCAGCGGAATCCGGCACCAGAACAGACTGCCGCGTCCCAGCTCGCTCTCCACCCCGACCGTGCCGCCCATGGCTTCGGCCAGGCTCTTGCAGATAGCCAGGCCGAGCCCGGTGCCGCCGTACTTGCGCGTGGTCGAGGTGTCGGCCTGCTGGAACGACTCGAACAGCCGGCCCAGCTGCTCGCTGGTCAGGCCGATGCCGGTATCGCGCACGCCGAGGTACAGCTGCACCTGCTCGGCCGTGCGCTGCTCGGCGCGCAGGATCACCTCGACTTCGCCCTGCTCGGTGAATTTCACCGCGTTATTGCTGTAATTGATCAGGATCTGTCCCAGGCGCAACGGGTCGCCAACCAGGTGCTGGGGCAGCTCGGGGTCGAGGCTGAACACCAGCTCCAGGCCCTTGCTGGCGACTTTGTCGCCGATCAGGTTGGCGAGGTTCTCCAGCACCTGCTGCAGGTCGAAGTCGATGTGTTCGATGGTCAGCTTGCCGGCCTCGATCTTGGAGAAGTCGAGGATGTCGTTGATGATCCCCAGCAGGTGCTGGCCGGCCTGCTGGATCTTGCCCAGGTAATCGCGCTGGCGCGGGTTCAGCTCGGTCTTCAGAGCCAGGTGCGACATGCCGATGATGGCGTTCATCGGCGTGCGGATCTCATGGCTCATGTTGGCCAGGAAGTCCGATTTCAGCCGCGCCGCCTCCTCGGCCAGCTCCTTGGCCTTGGCCAGCTCGGCCTCGGTCTGCTTGCGCACGGTGATGTCACGGCTGACGCCGACCAGCCCCAGCAGCAGCCCGTGCTCATCGGTAAAAGGCGTGCGCAGGGTATCGAACACCACCCGCCGGCCATCCGGGTACAGCGCCCAGCCTTCGCTCTCGTAGGGGCCGGTCCAGTTCAGCGCGGTGAGGTCATGCTCGGTACGAATCGCCGCCCACTCGGGGTTCAGCAGCTCGCCGTCACGCAGGCCCTGCACCTCCTCACGGGTGCGCCCGAACAGCTCAGCGCAGGCCTGGTTGATGCCCAGGTAACGGCCCTCGGCATCCTTGAACCAGATCGGATCGGGGATCGCGTTGATCAGCGCCAGCAGGGTGCTGCGCTGGCGCTGCGCCTCGGCCTCGGCGCGCTGGCGCTCGATGATCTGCACCGACAGGCGGCGGTTCCACAGCAGCACGAAGATGATCAGCCCCAGCAGGCCGAGCAGGTAGGGCCAGCCGACCTGCAGCAGGCGCCGCCAGTTGAACGCGCTGAGCGGCGGCAGCCAGCGCTCCTTGATCGCTTCGCGTTCCTCATGACTGACCTGCTCCAGTGCCTGATTGAGCAGGCCGACCAGCTGCGGCCAGTCCTGGCGCACGGCGAAGCGGAATTCGCTGGTGGACAGCCCGGTTTCGCCGCGCAGTTCCAGGTTGGTCAGGTTGAGTTCGCGGATCAGGTAGCTGGCGACGATCATGTCGCCGACATAAGCATCGGCGCGCCCGGACGACACCGCGCGCAAGGCCGCCTCGCTGTCCGTTACCTCGAGCAGGCGCACATCCGCCACGCGCTCGCGCAGGGCCTGCTGCAGCACGTAGCCGCGCTCGATGGCCACCAGCCGCCCCGCCAGGTCGCCAATGCGCTGCACCTTCACCTCGCTGCGGGTGAAAATCAGGCTGCTGCTGGTCAGGTAGGGTTCGCTGAAGGCCATGAAGGCCGCGCGCTCCGGAGTCTTGGCCACCGACGGCAGGACATCGACTTGGCCGCTGCGCAGCGCCTTGAGCGCCGCCTCCCAGTCGTCCAGCAGCACCGGCTCGAAACGCACGCCCAGGCGCTGGCCGAGCAGTTGCAGATAATCACCACTGAGGCCGCTATGCCGGCCCTGTTTATCCAGCACATCGAAGGGCGCCCAGCCCGCCCGCTCGATGCCGACGCGGATACTCGGGTGCTCGCGCAGCCAGGCCTGCTGTTCTTCGCTCAAGGACAATGCCGCCGGCGCCGTCAGGGGCAGCAGACACAGCAACAGCAACCACAGACGCAGCATGGGCACCTTCCTTGCGCTGAACGGACTCGCCTTCAGCTTAGGGGCTGTTAGCGTTTTGTCGCGGCGCGCGCACGAGGTCAAAAACTTTGAAAGTCAGATGTGCATTGGCAGCCAGCGTCGACAGGCTGACAATCAGCCCATGCTTTTTGAGGACAGCGCCATGCTCGATGCCGACCTTTGCTGGCAAGCCGTTTGCGCCCGGGATGCCGGGCGCGATGGCCAGTTCGTCTTCGCCGTGCGCAGCACCGGCATCTACTGCCGACCCAGTTGCCCGGCGCGCCGACCGAAGCGCGCCAACGTCAGTTTCCATACCGCCGCCGAGGCTGCCGAGGCTGCCGGATTTCGCCCGTGCAAGCGCTGTTCGCCACAGGGTAAGAGCCCGGCCGAACAGCTCGACGAGCTAGTGATCGCGGCCTGCCAATTGCTTCAGCACAGCGAGCCGGCACCGAC encodes:
- a CDS encoding EAL domain-containing protein; amino-acid sequence: MPLNLDRIIHRQHGLQQRRISRTFAISVALALLLSVGFSGWSILRDYQSNRDQHRHSMTALSRALEGYTSALLLQSYESIRVAGQNLAQQGVRRTDAESIYAALRDAMRYDPVSSYLYARVEGALFIIDINGQPAHGLPLHESLQQLHSTPLNGPLHSPLHNPLRINGQSGFLLPLTLEVQATGAAPLQLGALLATDRFANLIEHLGLQHGMNGGLLSAQGVILYRTPYPERYIGQSLPVESLLLKPNPQQISSFVETPSIAGEPSLYVITPSPRFPLAAVIGETRSSFYGPWLRRSGLTLTLLAASLLLLALAATLLQRLIRQLSQDEDFYRRLFTDVTDGLLLTDSDGKILTANPVVARMFGLSAAETLSGRRPSTLSPEQQPDGSLSTQRAGRLFDNILAGQEQQFEWQFQRLDNGEPFDCEVRISLFRWRDRDLLLGVLHDITERKRYLVEQEFLASHDSLTRLPNRYWLNRHIEQRLNAADAQPFAVLLLDMNRFKEVNDTLGHQHGDQVLTELGQRLQHWLHEQNAEIARLGGDEMAVVSAHLADQAALTGLCNGIAQIIARPLQVDGIHLELSASIGVALFPEHAQTSHGLLRCADIAMYQAKRERREFVVYHSDSDNHTPERLALHTQLSRAIRENSLTLHYQPKIRLSDRQVVGFEALLRWPHPEKGMIPPGDFIPLAENTELIHPLTHWVLDEALGQLRRWQEQGLGTCLAVNISPHNLLNPGFTEELRELLASHQVAAEWLELEVTEGALMADPERALHSLLAIRELGVTLSIDDFGTGYSSLAYLKRLPTQLLKIDRTFVSAMTHNASDAMIVQSTLALAHNFSMQVVAEGVEDEATAAALSRLGCDIAQGYYFGRPMPAAEVERWRTAYDKSPDKSMSL
- a CDS encoding HD domain-containing phosphohydrolase — protein: MDDMLDRPDQPLVLVVDDTPENLELMSELLLGSYRVKVASNGAKALRIAAGDPQPDLILLDIMMPEMDGYEVCQRLKADPATAQIPVVFLTAKTEQADEQHGFDLGAVDYITKPISPPIVLARVHAQLQLKASADFLRDKSEYLELEVRRRTRDMQRLQEVTIEAMASLAAMRDNPCGKHLARVEPYMTTLATALANQQPLLAEELSAERIAQLGKAALLHGIGKLVLPDRILLSPVPLQGADLQLLHRHAEAGRDALLAAESKLGSVTDFLRDARDIVYSQHEHWDGSGYPQGLRGEQIPLAARLMALIGGYEELTSHHLYRRSVSHADAVQQISAASGTRFDPSVVLAFIEAADAFAEIALRLADDAASIHCELQRLDDSLGETIELTLPAS
- a CDS encoding response regulator, which translates into the protein MLRLWLLLLCLLPLTAPAALSLSEEQQAWLREHPSIRVGIERAGWAPFDVLDKQGRHSGLSGDYLQLLGQRLGVRFEPVLLDDWEAALKALRSGQVDVLPSVAKTPERAAFMAFSEPYLTSSSLIFTRSEVKVQRIGDLAGRLVAIERGYVLQQALRERVADVRLLEVTDSEAALRAVSSGRADAYVGDMIVASYLIRELNLTNLELRGETGLSTSEFRFAVRQDWPQLVGLLNQALEQVSHEEREAIKERWLPPLSAFNWRRLLQVGWPYLLGLLGLIIFVLLWNRRLSVQIIERQRAEAEAQRQRSTLLALINAIPDPIWFKDAEGRYLGINQACAELFGRTREEVQGLRDGELLNPEWAAIRTEHDLTALNWTGPYESEGWALYPDGRRVVFDTLRTPFTDEHGLLLGLVGVSRDITVRKQTEAELAKAKELAEEAARLKSDFLANMSHEIRTPMNAIIGMSHLALKTELNPRQRDYLGKIQQAGQHLLGIINDILDFSKIEAGKLTIEHIDFDLQQVLENLANLIGDKVASKGLELVFSLDPELPQHLVGDPLRLGQILINYSNNAVKFTEQGEVEVILRAEQRTAEQVQLYLGVRDTGIGLTSEQLGRLFESFQQADTSTTRKYGGTGLGLAICKSLAEAMGGTVGVESELGRGSLFWCRIPLGIAGQQGQRLLAQADLRGRRVLVVDDNDSARHVLHDLLEGMSFRVEAVDSGKAALQRVQLAAQQGQPFELVLLDWQMPGMDGIETARRLLELGLQPAPHLLMVTAHGREEVLQGAYKVGVEDVLLKPLNPSQLFDAVIRSLGGEGASADYGRLLVAEQVPNFAGQRVLLVEDNELNREVACGLLQESGLQIDQAEHGGIALDLLRASADGHYALVLMDMQMPVLDGIACTEAIRREPRFAALPILAMTANAMPADRERCLAAGMNDHLGKPIDPAELWHTLGRWLTASAAPSAAVGGALGEPLPAWQLPGVDVASGLRRVLGKPELYQRLLGKFAASQQDFPAQLRAALAAGESEAAERLAHSLKGLAGNLGAMDLAAQAAALESAVKDARHAELETLLGELEQSLLALVAAIETLCPPASTAAAVLVDETQLLPLCRQLQRLFADDDPRAGKVFDEQAELLRSAFNSEYVALAAAVRGYDFEQALVVLRQAAERRQLKL